The Leptospira stimsonii genome includes the window TCCGCAGTAAAAGCTCTGGAAGGTGATGAATCTGAAATCGGTATGCCAGCAATTCTTAAATTGATGGAAGCTCTGGACACTTACGTTCCAAATCCAAAAAGAATTACAGACAAACCTTTCCTTATGCCTGTGGAAGACGTGTTCTCGATCACTGGTCGTGGAACTGTTGCAACCGGAAGAGTGGAGCAAGGCGTTCTCAAAGTGAACGACGAAGTTGAAATCATCGGGATCCGCCCAACAACAAAAACTGTTGTTACCGGTATCGAAATGTTTAGAAAACTTCTCGATCAAGCGGAAGCTGGTGACAACATCGGTGCCCTTCTTCGTGGAACTAAAAAAGAAGACATCGAAAGAGGACAAGTTCTCGCTAAGCCGGGATCCATCACTCCTCACAAAAAGTTTGCCGCTGAGGTTTACGTTTTAACAAAAGATGAAGGCGGACGTCACACTCCTTTCATCAATAACTATCGTCCTCAGTTCTACTTCAGAACTACTGACGTTACCGGAGTTTGTAATCTCCCAAGTGGAATCGAAATGGTTATGCCTGGTGACAACGTATCTCTGACAGTTGAATTGATCAGCCCGATCGCAATGGACAAAGGTCTCAAGTTCGCAATTCGCGAAGGTGGAAGAACCATTGGATCCGGCGTTGTCGCGGACATCATTGAGTAAGAGCTCTTAAAAAATGGCCGGACAAAAAATACGAGTTAAACTGAAAGCGTTCGACCATAGGTTGATTGACCAATCGACCTATGAGATCGTAGCAACTGCGAAAAGGACCGGAGCGACTGTCTCCGGCCCGATTCCTCTTCCTACTAAGAAAGAGATCTATACAGTTCTTCGTTCTCCGCACGTGAATAAAAAATCCAGAGAGCAGTTTGAATTAAAAACACACAAACGGCTCATCGATATCCTGGATACCAATGAAGACACTGTAGAAGCTCTGATGAAACTTCAGCTTCCTGCAGGGGTATCTGTAGATATCAAATCCTGAAGGTAAGGAACGATGGCAAAGGGATTAATCGGCAAAAAAGTTGGAATGTCTCAGATCTTTGACGAGCAGGGGAATATGATTCCTGTAACTGTTTTGGAAGTCGGCCCTTGCGCCGTTTCTCAAGTCAAGTCTGTTGAAAATGACGGATACGAAGCGATCCAGTTGGCGTTTCAAGATACAAAAGAATTTCACCTCTCCAAAGCGGAGAAGAGTCACCTTGCAAAAGCGGGACTCGGACCAAAGAGAGTTTTGAGAGAATTTCGTAGTTTCGGAGATTCTCCTACGGCAGGTTCTGTTCTGAAAATTCAGGATGTTTTTGCTGTTTCTGACGTGGTAAAAGTTACCGGGGTCAGCAAAGGAAGAGGATTTCAAGGGGTTGTAAAACGCCATGGACACGCCGGTGGACCGGGTGGACACGGATCTCGTTTTCACAGACATCCTGGATCTATGGGTGCGAACTCTACTCCTTCTCGGGTTTTCAAAGGCGTTAAGCTTCCCGGAAGAACTGGTTCCCTCCAAACTACAGTCCGGAATTTGAAAGTAGTCCGGATCAATGAAGAAAAGAATCTTGTGTTCGTGAGCGGGGCGGTACCCGGCACTGCAAACACAGTAATTACGATCGAGAAGATTTAAAATCCGGGTTAGATATGAAAGCACAGAAGTATTCTAAAGAAGGAAAGTTGATTTCAGAAATCGAACTTCCTTCCGCACTCTTTGAAAGCAAGCTTAGCGTCGCTTCGATCTACGAAGCGATTAAGGCTGAGAATGCAAATATGCGTTCTGGAAACCACGCAACAAAAACCAGATCGGAAGTCCGCGGTGGTGGAAAAAAGCCTTGGGCTCAAAAAGGAACAGGTCGTGCGAGACAAGGTTCTACACGAGCTCCTCATTGGGTCGGCGGGGGAACGGTTCACGGTCCTCAAAAAAGAGACTATTCTTATAAAGTTTCTTCCAAACTCAAACACAGAGCTGTGCTTTCGATTCTGAATAAAAAAGCGCAAGCTTCCGCAGTGAAAGTGATCGAAGATCTCGATCCAAAAGAATACAGCACGAAGTCCTTTGATTCTTTATTCAAAAATATGAATCTCAGAAACACCGGTGTTGTTGGATTACTGGTTCAAGGTGAGAGCGATTTCGTTAAAAAATCCGTTCGTAACATCCCAACCGTAAAATATATCAATTCAAAAAGAATCTCCTGCAGAGACATTCTGTATAACCGTAATTTGGTGATCACAGAAGCCGCTCTGAAAGAGATGCTCACACAGTACGGAGCACAGAAATGAATCTCCAAGACGTAATTCTAACTCCAGTGGTCACTGAGAAATCTCAGGATCTGGAATCGATCGGAGCCAATAGCAAGAAGGGAACGAGAATGGTGAAATACACCGTGAAAGTTCACATCGATGCAAACAAAACTCTGATCAAAGAAGCATTCAAAAAGATTTTTAAAGTAACCCCTTCAGCGGTAAACGTTCAAGTTTACAGAGGGAAGATCAAACGTTTTAGAAACATGCCGGCGCCTCGCCCACACTGGAAGAAAGCAGTAGTTACTTTCCGTGACGGTGCAAGCATCGATTTCGCAAAGGAAGCATAAGAAATGGGAATTAAAAAGTTTAAACCCGTAACTTCCGCAAGTCGTTATAAATCCGTATTGGATTTCAAAGAGATTACGGAAACAGAACCGTATAAACCTCTTACTCTCACTCTTTCCTACAAAGCGGGAAGAGGAGACGGCGGAAAAATTTCCGTTCGTCACAGAGGTGGTCGTGTAAAAAGAAAATATCGTATCATCGATTTTAAACGCAGAAAAACAAACGTTCCTGCGGTTGTAAAAACTCTGGAATACGATCCGAATCGTTCCGCGTTCATTTCTTTGGTTTGTTACAAGGATGGAGAATATGCGTATATTCTTGCTCCGGATGGAATCAAAGTAGGTGACGTAGTTCAGTCCGGTGCGAGCGGAGTGGAAATTAAAATCGGAAACGCAATGCCGATCGGAAAAATTCCTCCGGGCACAAACGTACATAACGTGGAACTTCAAATCGGAAGAGGCGGACAGATCGCAAGAACCGCAGGCTCTTTCGGAACGATCGCCGGTCGTGATGGAGAATACATTCTTCTGAAACTTCCTTCGACTGAAGTTCGTAAAGTTCATGAGAATTGTTATGCGACTGTGGGAATTTGCAGTAATAAAGATCATAACCTGGTTTCCATCGGTAAAGCGGGAAGATCCCGTTGGATGGGGATTCGCCCGACCGTTCGGGGGGTTGTAATGAACCCAGTGGATCACCCGCATGGTGGTGGTGAAGGTCGTACTTCCGGAGGTCGTCACCCGGTTTCTCCTTGGGGACAACCGACAAAGGGTTATAAAACCAGAAGATCTACCCGTCCGAGCGATAAGTTCATCGTTCAGAAGAGAAAACGGAACAGGAACAGGTAATATCAATGGCAAGAAGTATTAAAAAAGGTCCGTTCATTGATGATCATCTTATGAAGAAGATCACCAAGTTGAACTCTGAAAATCAAAAGAAACCTTTCAAAACCTGGTCCAGAAGAAGCACGATCTTCCCGGATATGGTTGGACACACTGTAATGGTGCATAACGGGAAACAATTTACTCCCGTGTATATCAACGAAAACATGATCGGGCACAAGTTGGGAGAATTCTCACCTACCAGAACTTTCCGTGGTCACGTTGCTACTGATAAAAAGGCAGGCAAGAAGTAATGGAAGCCAAAGCAGTAGCTCGTTTCGTAAGAATGTCTCCGAGAAAAGTTCGCCTCGTTGCGGATGAAATTCGCGGATACGCAGTCGGCGAAGCCCTTGATATTTTGAAATTCACCAATAAAAGAGCGATCGAACCTTTGACAAAAGTGATTCTTTCCGCTTCCGCAAACGCGACGGTCTTAAACGATAAAGTGGATACAAAACAACTCTTTATCAAAAAGATCTATGTAGACGAAGGACCGATTATGAAACGTTTCCGTCCTCGTGCAAGAGGTCGTGCGGCGAGAATCAGAAAAAGACTGAGCCACATCACCGTGGTTCTCTCGGATTAATACGGAGCATTCATGGGACAGAAAGTAAATCCAATCGGTTTAAGAATCGGGATCACAAGAGGATGGGACTCCATTTGGTTTTCCCAGTCCGACTACAAAAAGAATCTTCATGAAGATATCAAGATCCGTAAATTCATCCAAGGACGTTTTCATAACGCCGGGATCGTAAAGGTCGTCATCGAAAGATTTCCTGAAAAGATCAACGTGAATCTTCACACTGCGAAGCCGGGGATCGTAATCGGTCAGAAAGGTTCTAAC containing:
- the rpsJ gene encoding 30S ribosomal protein S10, which codes for MAGQKIRVKLKAFDHRLIDQSTYEIVATAKRTGATVSGPIPLPTKKEIYTVLRSPHVNKKSREQFELKTHKRLIDILDTNEDTVEALMKLQLPAGVSVDIKS
- a CDS encoding 50S ribosomal protein L23, which codes for MNLQDVILTPVVTEKSQDLESIGANSKKGTRMVKYTVKVHIDANKTLIKEAFKKIFKVTPSAVNVQVYRGKIKRFRNMPAPRPHWKKAVVTFRDGASIDFAKEA
- the rplC gene encoding 50S ribosomal protein L3, whose translation is MAKGLIGKKVGMSQIFDEQGNMIPVTVLEVGPCAVSQVKSVENDGYEAIQLAFQDTKEFHLSKAEKSHLAKAGLGPKRVLREFRSFGDSPTAGSVLKIQDVFAVSDVVKVTGVSKGRGFQGVVKRHGHAGGPGGHGSRFHRHPGSMGANSTPSRVFKGVKLPGRTGSLQTTVRNLKVVRINEEKNLVFVSGAVPGTANTVITIEKI
- the tuf gene encoding elongation factor Tu, coding for MAKEKFDRSKPHLNVGTIGHVDHGKTTLTAAITTTLAKAIGGKNKAVAYDQIDNAPEEKARGITIATSHQEYETANRHYAHVDCPGHADYVKNMITGAAQMDAAILVVSATDGPMPQTKEHILLARQVGVPYVIVFINKADMLAADERAEMIEMVEMDVRDLLNKYNFPGDDTPIIHGSAVKALEGDESEIGMPAILKLMEALDTYVPNPKRITDKPFLMPVEDVFSITGRGTVATGRVEQGVLKVNDEVEIIGIRPTTKTVVTGIEMFRKLLDQAEAGDNIGALLRGTKKEDIERGQVLAKPGSITPHKKFAAEVYVLTKDEGGRHTPFINNYRPQFYFRTTDVTGVCNLPSGIEMVMPGDNVSLTVELISPIAMDKGLKFAIREGGRTIGSGVVADIIE
- the rplV gene encoding 50S ribosomal protein L22, which produces MEAKAVARFVRMSPRKVRLVADEIRGYAVGEALDILKFTNKRAIEPLTKVILSASANATVLNDKVDTKQLFIKKIYVDEGPIMKRFRPRARGRAARIRKRLSHITVVLSD
- the rpsS gene encoding 30S ribosomal protein S19, encoding MARSIKKGPFIDDHLMKKITKLNSENQKKPFKTWSRRSTIFPDMVGHTVMVHNGKQFTPVYINENMIGHKLGEFSPTRTFRGHVATDKKAGKK
- the rplD gene encoding 50S ribosomal protein L4, producing the protein MKAQKYSKEGKLISEIELPSALFESKLSVASIYEAIKAENANMRSGNHATKTRSEVRGGGKKPWAQKGTGRARQGSTRAPHWVGGGTVHGPQKRDYSYKVSSKLKHRAVLSILNKKAQASAVKVIEDLDPKEYSTKSFDSLFKNMNLRNTGVVGLLVQGESDFVKKSVRNIPTVKYINSKRISCRDILYNRNLVITEAALKEMLTQYGAQK
- the rplB gene encoding 50S ribosomal protein L2, whose product is MGIKKFKPVTSASRYKSVLDFKEITETEPYKPLTLTLSYKAGRGDGGKISVRHRGGRVKRKYRIIDFKRRKTNVPAVVKTLEYDPNRSAFISLVCYKDGEYAYILAPDGIKVGDVVQSGASGVEIKIGNAMPIGKIPPGTNVHNVELQIGRGGQIARTAGSFGTIAGRDGEYILLKLPSTEVRKVHENCYATVGICSNKDHNLVSIGKAGRSRWMGIRPTVRGVVMNPVDHPHGGGEGRTSGGRHPVSPWGQPTKGYKTRRSTRPSDKFIVQKRKRNRNR